The genomic interval TGTTCCATGCTATAACATCAGTATCAAATCAACATGATTACAACACGGTTCCACTTACCATACAATTTTAACCCAAGAAATGGCATCTCTACAATTTCTAAACATTGCGTATTTACAGGGTGTTCACTGACCGAGTGTTGCCTATAGAAGGTTCATTGGACTTGCTGCAAGGGGCCGGTTTCATACAACAGAAACTGGCTAACCCTGACGGGGTAGAGGAAGAATATTTAGTGTTTGATGATGCTAACTATTCGGTGGATGCTTTGCCGGTAGGTTTTGTGTTATAGTTTCCAAAATCCAATTAAGTTTAGTTTTCTTCCGTTACTGGTAAGTATACATTATTCTAGCCAGGCAGTAGAATGTAGCTAATGTAGAGCAGAACTTAGCTATGTAGAGCAACTAGAGCAGCATTAGAATAACTCTGATTTTCCTTTGTTTCTGCTTTACGTAATGTAGAGCTGATGCTGCTCTACATTACTTAAATGCTGCTctacattaggtactcataGTCTCATATGCTGCTCTACATTAGTTAGGTTCTGCTCTACTCAGATGCTGCTCTACATTATTAAAATGCTGCTCTAATAATGTAGAGCAGCATTTAAATAATGTAGAGCAGAACCTAACTAATGTAGAGCAGCATTTTAATAATGTAGAGCAGTATCGATAAGTAATGTAGAGCAGCATTCTCTTTGTATTGATAACCTTTTCCTTACCATTCAAATCCTCTAACCTCTAAATAATCAAAACCCTTTCTCCAGGCAATAATAGACGCGCTCCGTTCAGCCGAGCCTATACAGTTGGAGTTGGATAGAAACCTGCAAGTTCTGTTGCCTTCTCAAGCTGCTGCCAAGGTCCAGCTACCAGCCTCCTTTTATACCATGTCGCCTGAAGAGTTGAAGAGGGAACAGCAGTTGAGGTATGATTAGTTATGATGATAAGAAGTGTGGTAGAAATGAATAGTGTGTTAGTATTGAAAAGACAGTTAATGACGCTAATCTgattggctaatcctttcactacgTGAATAGAGCAGAGCCTAGTctagctctagtgtttgtaaCCGACGCGCAAAAAGGAAGGATACTGAATATACGTATTAAAGTATTTATCAGAAAGGTTTTAAGGAAGTTGTACCTATATAGGGCGCCACCAAGATATAGAagagtacttaagtatattgtaacttatgcaaaaaaaactactgCTACTGTATATTCTATGCATTTTGTGAACATTTCAGCTTGagccatattaaaaaaaaacagacactcacaccttgtactaatgtactcccttgcggggtaggcagaggggcattgcatattaaattattattttggtcaCAGGTCCGAAGCTATAGAGAAAAGCCAAATGCTGCGAACCAAAGCTATGAGAGAGAAAGACGAGCTGCGTGAAATGAAGAAATACAAGTTTGCTATCATCAGAGTACGCTTCCCTGATGGTATATTGTTACAGGTAagactatttattattatacacagacatacagagtgttgcaaaagtggtataacaCGATGGAAGGCTCTAGAGACGCTGTTGGTCATTGCcaaaattatcatttaattcaTCCCCTTTCAGCTTACTCTAACAACTTTACCACCCAAAAGGGCTatcacggggcgcatttaagacgtgacaaaagttctccgtcgcgttCACTCATGAGGCTGTGCGATGTGCAAacctcttgtcacgtcttaaatgcgcccggTGCTAGCTCTTCTGTAGATGTTACATGCATACATgttatttgattaaaatattgttatctCTATCCTACAGGGCACATTTTCTGTCTACGAAAGGTACAACGACATACACGATTTTGTCGAACAAAACCTAGAAAATAGCGGATTACCTTTCGTTCTCAACACGCCAACAGGACATAAGTTGATACCCGAAGAGGATGGGAATAAGACCCTTATAGACCTTAGATTAGTACCAGCCACAATACTTACATTCGCTTGGCATTCGTCCGTAGCTGAAGAAATTAGCAGAAGCCCGAATAAAGATGTGTATTTGAAACCTGAGGTAATGATTTTGGTAAAGgaattataaatgtatttataatctACGATGTTTGTTATTAAGTTCATTTTCCGGTGCATTTTAAATCTAAGAACTATGGTTCTCTTTTACTGCACAATTTTTGAAGTCACATCTGCATAAATTGCACTTAGATTTAAACTGAATTGGATGAACTATGTATCGATAAATACTGCTTAGATATTTAAAGCTGTATTAGGATAGTTTCTCGTTGTTCAATAATAATCTCTATGTACACACGGATAGTGCCTGTAATTGCTTGTTCGAGATTTAATGATGTTATGCAAGCATTTTATTGTATgttacaattaaataatagatCCACATTATATCCCTTTATAACCAAAGCAATGAAATAATCTATACATTATATCATACAAgaaagtatttaacaaaatatttgctGCGACAGCCACATGATTTTTGTATGTAACGAGCAaacaattttttattgtattcaaaatCATGAACTACTTATTCCAACATTATACTAggattattattaaagatttTCGATTTAGTCATCGCGTCCTGTCCTTGTTTTAAAACGTTCCATTTTATTTAGGCTCTAGACATACGGAACGTATTTCAACTGCGATCCATTTGTAAATGTTATTGCATTGAAGGTAGCATGGTTTGCAAGACGCGATTGTCTTGCCTTGTGCTATGCCTTCAGGTTCTGTTTGAAAGCAATATAACTGCAAAACGACTAGTATTTGAAATGAATGCAGTCTTTGTAGAGCCATAGACTTACTTATGTAATGTTGTGTAAGCTCGATGtccatatttaatttatttatcttgtttttaagacttttttgtatatgGAGTTAATGTTACTGTGGATAATAAAGTATTTtgaaattacattaaaattggtTGTACTTTATTACAAGTTATAAAATGACCATCAATGTTCAATGAGAGAATGTGATAGGCATTTTAATTCATAGATAGTTCTGCTTGCAGTATTCTTTTGTTGGATTAATAGTTGAAAAAtacgagggcgggtcaataagtccgtgactttCTGAAGAAAATACTGGTTTttggataattttattttttattattaaacgtAGTCTCCTTTGAGCTCTATACACCTTGTCCAAAGtttcagcaatttttttatccctTCCAAAAAATAAGATTTCACGAGGTCATCAAAATACCCACCTTGGCCTTCTTTGGCGCCGATTCACCCCGGTAAACCCACTGTTTAGACTGCTGTTTGGTCTCTggtgtgttgtggtggatCCACGTTTCGTCCACGGTTACAAAACGGCGCAAAAACTCGTCCGAATTTCGGTTGAACAACGCCAAACACTCCTGCGAAGTTTTGTCATTCGATTGCGTTTGTGAGCAAACGCGGCACCCATCTTGCGGAAAGCTTTTTCATACCCAAGTGATCATTCAAAATTGAAACCACTGATTCACGTGATATCCCTGTGGCTTCCACTATCCTTCTCACTTTCAATCTCCGATCGGCCAACACCATGTCGtgaattttttcaatcatttcaGGTGTAGAGACCTCAACTGGGTGCCATGGACGTCCGGCATCTTCCGTACTTGTACGGCAGAACGGAATTCAGTAAACCACTTTTTACCATAGATATTGATGGTGCAGAGTCCCCATAATCTTTATCAAGCTTAGCCTTGGTTTCAGTGATGGTTTTTTTCCGCAAAAAATCATGCTTAGTGAGCACACGAAATTCAGGTTTttccattatgtttttaaatcacgCGGTAGTTGCTAAGAACGGGTGTAAAACACAAACCAAGTGACGTAACTGGTCcaaattttgacagatgtcagtTGACAGTTGCCTGTTGACAGGAGCAATGTTGTTCTTTCAGTTAAGTGGcgggaaattataaaagtcacggacttattgacccgccctcgtaTAAGTCCAACAAAATCACTAAAGACATTAGGTATATTCAAAaacattagaatttatttacattaccttcttaaatttaaatcgAGTGCCAGCTGATTCAACTAAGACATTCCATTATCTTGTACTTTACTTATTTTCTCACGCGCATAACGCGTTTCCATTGGACACCATTTTTAGATCAATATCCTTGAGtacattattatcattactCTCTGGTATCTTGTTATCAACTGTGACTGATTTAGTGCAGTCTTCTGTCTTGTAGATGCCGACCAAACGGTTGGACACCTCGAACATGTTGTATCGTAGGGAGATTATTATGAACTGCGCGTTTTTCGTTCGTTCCTGAaagaagtaaaataaatagtaagtaattGCAATGAGAGAATAGGCAAAAATAGTAACGTAGGACGCAAAAATAGGAACGTGGGACGCccactgaggaaaaaaaacactacgttatGGGACGCCCTCCAATCCACTCactatacgttagctctgtttttttCCGGATCGGGTTACTGGTTGAGGTGGCGGATATGGGAAGGATGAGGAAGGCATAATAAAGTAGTACTAGCAATTACCGGCGGGCtacgcttcaccttaaaaaaatTCCCGTGGAAATTTCGGGGTAGACAGTAGCCAAGTTATTgggtgggaattccgggataaaaagttatttgaGCGCTAATCCTGGATGCTAGCTTCAAAGCAACAAAATTTAATCCAAATCGGTGCAGCCGTTTTCCCGTGAAAGAAGAACAACCATACtcacacacaacatacattaatgGAGAAACTGACACTTACTTTAATATAGTTGGCCACAATAGACACGTTCTTGAAGTCCAGAGCCGCATCTATCTCGTCCATCACATACAGCGGGGTTGGCTTGTAGTAATGTAGCGCGAACACTAGCGCTAGCGATGATAGGGTCTTCTCACCGCCGGATAGGTTTGATATGTTCTTCCACGATTTGTTTGGCGGGCGGACGCTGGAATGAGAAATGATTCAGAGTTATTACGCTACGTTAGGGATAggcatatttattatacagaaTAAGTAAATCTTGAATTAGGCACTGAACTATCGGCTATGGTGATTGAAGGTAATCTGGCTGGCACTCATCATGCCACTACACGTACACGGTGACAAAACCTAGTCTACAGCATGTGAGTTCGAGTTTTAACACCGTTCGAGTGGAGTTGAGTAAACGCATTTTTTATGACGCGagagagtcgccacctagcggtgaCGTGCTGCACTAGAGATTTGAGAATTTCACTGATCTAGTGTTGGTTACCGAACACTATGAAggattcacaaaaaaaaatgaagcTCTACCACTGGATcagaatataattaatatgtttCCGCTATACCTGAATATGATACCCTCAATGAACGGGTCAAGAAAAACCAACACTAGGCTCTCAGATCTAGTGTTGGTTACCGAAAAATACTATTAACACTATAAAGGATTcccataacaaaaatatagctACAACTGGGTCAGAATATGTTTccgctatatttatttatatactttatacttttattgtacaatttacaaaaagtagatctacaatcaggtggacttaatacTCAGAccattctctaccagtcaacctgcaggaggtacagaaGCAGAAAAGTATACCTGAATATGATGCCCTCAGTGAAGGGGTCCAACGAGTCGACCAGCTCGAGCTCCGCATCACCACCCAGCGTGATCATCTGATACATCTCCTTGAGCTTCGCTGTTATTGTGTTGAAACCTGGAAGGATAATAGTGAGGATTGTGATATGATATGAGCTATCGCTCATGAGTTTTTCGCTAAAGGGGTTTTCGCACAAACGTTACATCGGGTCAATAAAGCATCGATGGAATAAAACATCGCGCTAATGAATTATCGATACATAATGTTCGATATAGGAAAAATCGAATCAACAACTTTCGAAGACTGGTAGGGAACCCGATATGAGTGGGGAAAGTTGGTCATTACAGTCGATTTAGCGTAGActttacatcatcatcatcggacAATAATCGTTAACAGGCATAACCTCTCATTATTTTTCACTATAATACTTGGACCTCTGTCTTCTTCCTCAACCTACTACTGTCTATCAATTAAGAACAATAATATATTGCCTGGTAGGATATAGGTTGGTGACTAATTAAtacagtttaatttttacacatacaaataacagataaaaacaaaacaaaaatcgaTACTCTACCACAGACACATATACACAGATACGTTACGACACCCCTCTTTTTAAGTCGGAGGTTAAATTAAAAGAGTTTCAATAAAACCACTCACCACACAAGAAGTCTGTACTGCGTTTCTTCTTCAGCTGGTCGAAGAGAGTCCTCATCTCGTTTCTCTTTGTAGTGATGTCGTCTAGTTCCGCTGCTCGTTTTAAGTATAACTCCTCTTTAGCTTTGTAGTCCTGGTAATAATAGGGtaagaaattataaatttgttttggtGGTAATGCAATAGTCAGGTTAGTTAGCTAAAACTATAATCAAactgattttaagttttattttgaagaCGGGGCGGAAGAAGTTTATTTCCTCCGTTATTCTCCTTTCAAGGATAAAAGGCCCGTTCCGAACAGagtaattagtaaataaacgTGAACCGTGACAAAAGCGAAGCAAAAACCAGGCTTATGCCTCAATATTCAAGTTGTGTCTATCTTGTATAAGAATCTGACATATTAGGGTTAGGCTACATTCATGCGTTGCGTCGCGTCGCCCCAAACGAACGGTCATAACAAATATGCATATGGCATCAATGCGGGCCCGCCCTTACAAGTTTCTAAGAAACTAAGAAATGTGTAGAAAATTAGCTATACCTGTATAGCCTGCAAATTGGGCTTGCTCTCAGCCAATCTCCCCTTCTGTGCTGTCAGCCGTCCTCTCAATTCCTCTACCGCTATGTCCTCTAGTTCCTCTGGAGTGTGGGTCTCTAGAGGAGCGGGTCGCTCCACGCCTGGGATGCCGTCGATACCGGGGTCTTCGAGTTTTAGGGATTGTAGCTGAAAAGGAGTGATTGGTGATTGGAAATTATGCTAAAATAGcaacattttaataatgattCTTACAGGAAGGCACTATAGCTACAGATGCGATCTATGATAGAGTCGTTTACCTGAGAGATATCACAAAGTAATACAATCCAGAATTCCAGAGTAATGATTGAGCGAAAGAATAACGAACTCCAAATGCTCTTGTTCTTCCTAGTTATTCGCAAATGAGCTGGCCGTCATTTTACCATGTTTTTAGTCAATTATTATACTAACCTTTATCTTGTATTTTGATAACAAGCACAGTAAGGAAGAATCAATAAACTATCCCTATTCGTTAGTCTGCCTATACTCGATCCGACGCCCACTCATGTAACTACCGCCATTTCCtcattgtttctttatttacgGGGGTCATATATCTCACCTCTTTCTCCCACATCGGAGTCTTGCTCCGGCAGTCCTGTATGGACTTCTCCATTTTCCCCACCGCGTTGTTCGCTTCCAGTCGTTCTGCTTTCACCTTGTTCTCCTTGCTCTGTAGCTTGGCTATCTCTTTCTTTAGGTCGGAGAATTCGCCTGAGCCTTCGCTTATTTGCTCTTCCACCTGTTTTGGGGGgttttagttaaataaaagACAGGCTCCTCGGCACAGGtctttatcgacgtcgataaactcgtttaatgcgcgttctattaatcacagcgctgtatttatgtcgcgatatagtgacgtttatctacgtcgataacggacTCGTTCAGCTGGGACAGGTAAGAATAGAATTATGTTCTAAGAATGAACCATTTGATAACaaccttattttaaattacggCAATGTTGAAAAGTAGATTTTTCAGATTATTTTTCATGggtattttttactatttatatgATAAAATGGCACATGACTTATGGGAACGAATATTTCTTACCTCCTCCAAttctttttgcagttgcgaaGTCTCCAGAGTGAGTTGTTTCTTCTGATTCGAGTAGGTTTCTATATTCTTCTCCGTCTCCCTTAGATCCGCCTCCATTTGATCTATCTTGTCTTTGGACTTTTTGGAGTtcctaaaaacaataaatggaaatacaggatgttgcaaaaagtagtaggtacctattgttAGCCAAAAAGCATAAATTTAATGAggatgaaaataattttaaaaaaatattataagtaatggATTAGATAGTGATAAAGACATCAGACATTTcacttcttcttatcgtgtcggtgacaaacactaaagCTGAACTAGgctttgtcaccgtggtggagattagccagtcagatcaGTTATCAGTAGCTTAATGACCAGGGTTTGCCGGACGTATATCAGTTAATACGCAAGAGGGTTTTGggtgttaattttttattttatttttttatttatttattaacttaaaACCTATCATTACAGCTACTCTCCAATACGATAGGCAAGCAAACAGtttttagttaaaattaaaccctaaaattaatttatctatctatgtaaacatatcagctgttcgatacccatattacaatCTCTGTCTAGCtcggggtcggatggccgtgtgtgagatttccctcatcatcatcatcataagccttctatcgcccactgttgggtataggcctccttccATGTCCTATGTGAGATTTCCCtaaatatgattattatttcttattacTCAGTTAAATACCAACCTTACGCTCGTATTGATAGCTACTCTCAACTTCGTAATCTCCGTGGACACCTTGTCTATCTTCTTAGTGAGTTCGTCGACAGATTTCGTCAGATCCTTCACTTTACCGCCGGCCACCTTAGATATCTGAGCGTCTACACCTTGCACCTCTTTCTCTACCTGTAACCATATGAAACGGTTTGTATAACGATGCACGGTTTGTGTATTGTGATACGATGATATTGCGCATAAATCAATGGTAATCACCATTGATTTATGctcaatatcatcatcataaacTCGTTATCATTCACTGCTTGACATAGGTATCTCCAAAGGAACGCCACAACTGTATCCTTCGCCTTCGTCACTTTGtccattttttttgttggctTGTTAGTCACTTAATATACTTATTGAAGAACCGATAAGCCAGTGTTCAAGTGGAGACTATGATGCTATTTTTCAGAAGTCGGCGAtttcaagtaggtatttcgggtagttataattatgaagTAAGTGTTACTATACTCATAATAGTACGCAACGCACAGCCCCTGATAATCCACTCCAAGACAATAGCTTCCTCCATAACCTCCACGCTTGGCAGGCGGGTTGGAGATACCactataagtattattgtattattacctCGCCCGCGTCCGTAGTAGCCTTGTCTAATTTCTCCTCAGCCGTGTTCATGACAGCTTCGAGCTTGGACTTCTGTTTTTCGTCCACTTTACTGGACTTGGCTTTGTTCTCTTGCTGTTTCACTTGGGCCTGAAAATAATGGATATatttagggcggattcgaccaacgtcgagtaactttttactcacgagtaaagtaccagttactcgcgagtaagcagattttgcattctaccaaacctgaaaccaagataactagcttatcccaagaataaaatgttataccgccaaaattgaccgtgtatcgagcttatccgagagtaattttgtaatggcggcagcacatcagctgattagaaaaccgtcataatgacatataaacacatctgtcaaaacataaacaaaagtacgttaaaaggcaaattctcagaataacaacagcgaataaaatattaaaacataaacaatttcctactattataatccatccaaactaagttggcatgtcatttctattgcacgCTTTgaaaacgcagctatttttattttagttgcagtatagtttcgttcctcgttcattcaattaatcatggtataacttggtagaatgcaaatgtacttatcccagatatttactcgcgtataaattttattccggtatagttattctcgtgtaacgagatgtttggacgaatccacccttagTAAGATAAAGAAACACAGGTGTTCAGTGTGTTATATGATGAATACAAAAGAGTCATAAACGAATATTTAGAGCTTAATCATATGGCACAGATAGTAAAGGAGGAAGAGATAAATAATCCAAGAGCAGTGTACTTACCGCACCATGCTGTCGTTAGAAACGATAAGAAAACGACGAAGGTCCGAGTGGTATTTGACGCAAGTTGCCAGGGATACAATAAAGTGTCATTAAATGATGAATTATTAATAGGCCCTAAACTTCAACAAGACCTACGCCATATACTTCTGAGATGGAGACGTCATCGTATATGCTTGGTGGCTGATATAGTCAAAATGTATCGACAAGTGAGAGTAAATGATAAAGACACAGACTTTCAAAGGATTGTATGGAGATCTAACCCAAATGAACCGATAAAACACTATAGATTATTGACCGTAACATTTGGAACCGCAGCTGCTCCATACCTTGCAGTTAAGTCACTCCAGCAACTTGCAAAAGACGAACAGACCAAATGGCCGTTGGCAGCTGATATAACCCTCAGAGACTTTTATATGGACGATCTGATGACAGGCTGCCAGACACAAGACGAAGCTAAAGACATTTATCACCAAATGGATGAACTCATGAAGGCTGGTGGATTTGAGTTGCAAAAATGGACTAGCAACAATGACCAAGTTTTAAAGGTCATCGAAGAAGAAAAAAGGACAGCAGATCAATCGATACCTGTAGAATTGAGTAACCTTGTTAAGGTTTTAGGAATCAGCTGGAACAGAATGAACGATCAGTTTGAGTACTCAGTACGGCTACCAGAAGAGAATCAGCAACCTATCACCAAGAGGAGAGTGTTGTCAGATATTTCAAGGTTGTATGATCCTATGGGGTGGATAGCCCCAGTAGTGGCAGTAGCAAAGGTATTTATCCAAGAGCTATGGAAATCAGGATTGGAGTGGGATGAGCAATTGACTGAAGATCTGAGAAACAAGTGGTTACAATTCAGAAGTGAACTGGTTACAGTAAAACGATGTGTGATACCAAGATGGTTAAATACGACAAACGACTGCCATATTGAACTACACGCATTTGCTGATGCATCACGTACGGCCTATGCAGCAGCGGTATACATGAGAGTTATCAGTCCAAGTGGCCAAATATACGTACATCTAATGACTGCTAAAACCAAAGTATCGCCAGTGGAGAAGGAAATATCAATTCCTAGGCTTGAATTGTGTGCGGCAGTACTGGCAGCCAAATTAATATTCGAAGTGTCTGAAGTTATGGATGTTCCACAAGAAAAATTATATGCGTGGTCTGACTCTACAGTTGTTTTAGCCTGGCTGAACGGATTACCGAATCGGTGGACAACTTTCGTCAGTAATAGAGTATCGCaaattttgacattattagAGGCTGATCGGTGGAGACATGTTAACACAAATTCCAACCCTGCTGATTGTGCGTCGAGAGGATTGAAACCATCTGAAATGTCAACACATCTTTTGTGGTGGGAGGGACCAGAATGGTTGAGAGAAGATATACCTCCTGCCACTGAGAAGGAGTTTCTAACACATGAGGAAGAGAGGACAGTCAAGGTCTTAGCAGTAGCTGTTGAAGAAGAAAGTTTTGTGTGGACGAGGTTTTCAACACTAGCCAAAATGTTAACCATTCTGGCATATTGTCGGAGGTTTCTCAGAATGAAAAAGACGAAAGAGACAAGAGAGACAATACCCAAATTTGTCACAGCAAAGGAAAGAGAGGAAGTACTCAAAATAAGCATAAAACAAACACAAGAGTTTCACTTCCGCGAAGAAATAGGAAAATTGCGTACCGAAGGGAAGGTTGCGAAGAAAAGTTCACTGTACACGTTAAATCCTATCATGGATAAGGATGGAATAATCAGAGTCGGTGGACGCATTCATTTGGCTCAAGTAACATATGAAAAACGACATCCGATAATATTGCCTGCCAAGTCACACCTTACAACATTAATTGTTGTGGAAGCCCATAAGATAACTCTACATGGAGGTCCGCAAGTAATGCATAACTATTTGAGGTCAAGGTATTGGATTATTCGAGGCAAGGATCAAGTAAAAAAATGCTACAGAGAGTGTGTCACATGCTTACGGTACTCCAGGCAAAGTAATAATCAATTGATGGGTCAGTTACCAGAAGCACGACTTAAACCGAGCAAACCATTCCAAGCTTCAGGAGTTGATTATGCTGGCCCTATCAACATTAAGTTTTCACCTGGAAGAGGAGCCAAGTCATACAAAGGATACATTGCCCTATTTGTTTGTATGGTCACGAGGGCCATACACTTGGAAGCGGTCTCAGACTTGTCCACACAAGGATTCATCGCGGCGTACAGAAGATTTACAGCAAGAAGAGGTCATTGCCAAGATTTGTATAGTGATAATGGAACGAATTTCGTCGGCGCTGACAGACAACTAAAGGAGATGTTAACGAGTGCTAAATCACAATTACATCAAGACATTGCGAGTCTGCTAACTCTAGAAGGAACTTCTTGGCACTTTATACCACCAGGCGCACCAAACTTTGGTGGACTATGGGAGGCAGGGGTGCGCTCTACAAAGTCACATATGAAAAGAGTTATTGGTGATTCGATCCTCACCTTCGAAGAACTGACAACAGTGTTAACCCAAATCGAGGCATGCCTCAATTCGCGTCCTTTAACAAAGTTAAGCGATAATCCAGATGACCCATTGCCTCTGACACCTGGGCATTTTTTAGTAGGTGAGCCGTTATTAAACATTCCTGATGAAGACGCCACTTATACTCAAGTTACAGGATTGCAACGTTGGAGACTTGTACAAAAAATCGTTAATGATTTTTGGAAAAGATGGTCTGATGAATACCTTGTTACGCTTAATCAGAGACATAAATGGAACAATGTGTTACCTGAACCCCAGATAGACGACGTAGTTATTATTAAGGATAACAATTTACCACCAGCCAAATGGCTtttaggtagaattgtagagAAACATACCGGTAAGGATAACATTACTCGTGTTGTTACTGTTAAATGCAAAAATTCTTTGGTAAAGAGGCCATGTAACAAACTATGTTTTTTGCCTAAGACTACGTAGGATAACTatgttcattattattaagtatcgTTTAATCTATAACAGCATGCTAGCCACATATTGTTTAAGAAGttgttgtttttatgtttCATTAGTCTTGAGGGAGGTCAAAAGGTGTAagtttgtgtatttttataaattatttggttTAGTTGCTTGTTGCCATTGTGTATAagatatgtttattttaaggCGGAGTTGTCACGGTGGGCGGTAGGGTAGCTTTGAGACGTAAAGCGCTTGTTATAATGGTTAGAGGTTCTAAGCCCACCCAACATAACtatgttgtttattt from Plutella xylostella chromosome 28, ilPluXylo3.1, whole genome shotgun sequence carries:
- the LOC105383914 gene encoding UBX domain-containing protein 6; the protein is MADKIKKFFMKKKVDAKFKMAGKGHKLADTTSTTPSHSSSASDRMPMKRSGLSEESKVAAEAALARLQSKRENPAFNTSLAAVQAQVRKELEAEQAASSKESPPPVVQKTTEEVDVPRNMAVSGVYFKCPLISNDILPRDEWKKNIKTFLYEQLESERSLTACLIIYSCNSNREKVDSCVDTLCKYLENLILHPDEEKFKKIRMSNRVFTDRVLPIEGSLDLLQGAGFIQQKLANPDGVEEEYLVFDDANYSVDALPAIIDALRSAEPIQLELDRNLQVLLPSQAAAKVQLPASFYTMSPEELKREQQLRSEAIEKSQMLRTKAMREKDELREMKKYKFAIIRVRFPDGILLQGTFSVYERYNDIHDFVEQNLENSGLPFVLNTPTGHKLIPEEDGNKTLIDLRLVPATILTFAWHSSVAEEISRSPNKDVYLKPEVMILVKEL